Within Deltaproteobacteria bacterium, the genomic segment CGGCAGCTACCCCATCACCCCGGCCAGCGACATCCTGCACGAGATGGCGACGTACAAGAATTTCGACGTCTACACCTTCCAAGCCGAGGACGAAATCGCCGGCGTCGGCGCCGCGTTGGGCGCAGCCTTCGGTGGCGCGATCGGCATCACCACCACCAGCGGTCCGGGAATGTGCCTCAAAGCCGAAACGGTCAACCTGGCAGTGTCGGTCGAGTTGCCGCTGGTGATCGCCGACATCCAGCGCGGCGGGCCTAGCACCGGGTTGCCGACCAAGACCGAGCAGGCGGATCTGCTGATGTCGTTGTACGGTCGCAATAGCGAGTCACCCGTGCCAGTCCTGGCCGCCTGCACACCCGCCGACTGCTTCGCGACGGTGTTCGAGTGTGTGCGGATCGCACTGAAGTACATGACCCCGGTGGTCTTCCTCTCTGACGGCTACCTCGCCAACGGCGCCGAGCCGTGGCTCCTGCCCAAGGCCAGTGACTTACCGGAGGTCCCGGTCAGCTTTCGCACCGATCCCAACGGCTACTACCCGTACCTGCGCGACGAGCAGACGCTGTCGCGACCCTGGGTGATCCCGGGTACGCCCGGCCTCGAACATCGCATCGGCGGCATCGAAAAAGAGTACCTCACCGGCAACGTCAGCTACGCGCCCATGAATCACGAACAGATGGTGCGCGTGCGGGCGCGCAAGATCGCCGGCATCGCGCGCGAGATTCCGCCTACAGAAGTCCACGGACCAGCGACCGGCACAGTTCTCGTTGTCGGCTGGGGCAGCACCTTCGGAGCGATCGCCGCGGCCACCAAGGAGTTGCAGGTAGCCGGGCACGCGGTCTCGCACGTCCACCTGCGCCACCTCAACCCGCTACCGCCGGACTTGGGCGACATTCTCCGCCGCTTCGAACGCGTGCTGATCCCGGAAATCAACCTTGGCCAACTGTTGAAGGTCATCCGCGCCGAGTACCTCGTCGATGCGATCGGCCTGAACAAGATTCAAGGTCAACCATTCAAAGTGCACGAGATCGTCGGCCGCATTCAGCGGCTGCTGGAGGCCTAAGATGCCAACCGCCCCCGCGACCAAACTCACCCGGAAGGACTTCGTCAGCGATCAGGATGTTCGCTGGTGTCCCGGCTGCGGCGACTACGCCATCCTCGCCCAAGTCCAGAAGGTCTTGCCCGAACTGGGTGTGCCGCGTGAGAACTTCGTGTTCCTCTCCGGCATCGGCTGTTCCAGCCGCTTTCCCTACTACGTCAACACGTACGGCTTTCACACCATCCACGGGCGCGCCCCGGCGATCGCCACGGGACTCAAAGCGAGCCGGCCGGAATTGTCGGTGTGGGTGGTCACCGGCGACGGTGACGCGCTCAGCATCGGCGGCAACCACCTCATCCATGCGCTGCGTCGCAACCTCGACCTCAACATCCTGCTATTCAACAATCGCATCTACGGTTTGACCAAGGGCCAGTACTCGCCAACCTCGGAGGAAGGCAAGATCACCAAGTCCACGCCGATGGGTTCGCTCGATCATCCATTCCATCCGATTTCCGTCGCCCTCGGAGCCGAAGGTACCTTCGTCGCGCGTACCATCGATGTCGAGGCCAAGCACTTGCAAGAGATCGTGCGGCGCGCCTTCGAGCACAAGGGCACTGCGTTCGTCGAGATTCTTCAGAACTGCAACATCTTCAACGACGGCGCCTTCGCGGATCTGACCGAGAAGGAAACCAAAGCCGAGACCCAACTGCTGCTTGAACACGGCCAGCCACTCCGTTTCGGCAAGGACCGCGACAAAGGTATCCGCATGCGGGGCCATTCGCTTGAAGTCGCGCACCTCGGAAAGGACTCGACCGAAGCGGACCTCATCGTACACGACGAGTCGGATCCCGTACTCGCGTTCCTGCTCAGCACCATGCAGCCGCCGAAGTTTCCGACCCCAATCGGCGTCTTCCGCGCCGTCAGCCGCCCGACCTACGAGGAAGCGCTCGTCCATCAGGTCGAGCAGGCCAAAGCCAAGCTCGGCCCCGGCGATCTCGACGAACTCTTCGGCCGCGGCGATACCTGGGTGGTCAGCTGAACTAGTCCGCGCTCCACACCTGGTACCTTCCGATACCACCTGCCAACTTCCGGTGGCACCTGCCACCGTCAGGTAGCAGAGGCGCAGCATTACTCTCCTACCAACCGTCGTCGCGGGTGCCGAGCGATCGTTGGCACGGCCCTTGTTCTACTCTTGATCAGAAGCGGTTTGGATGTTCGGCGCCTATGCGACTGCATAACTGCAAACGTAGCCCCGATGGGGCGGGCGCGATCGTGTGGAGGCGGGCTGCTTGTTGCAGCGAAGTTCGCTGACCTTGTCTCGAAAGGAGGACGACATGAAGATCGAAAGGGACCGGTTCGGAAGAGGTTCGGTCGGGTTCGTGTTGGTCATGCTCGTGAGCATGCTGTGGGCGTGTGCTCCGCAGAAGTCGCAGTCGCCGGTGGCAGAACCGTCCGCTACCAGCGAAGCCCTGCGATCGCTGCCGCGTTTCGCCGGCGCAAAGAAGCGCGTGCTCATCGGTGAGTTCGAAAGTGTGGCGCCGCAGATGGTATCGACACAAGCCGCAACCGACATGCTGACCACGGCCTTGGTCGAGTCAGGCGCCTTCGCGGTCGTGGAACCTGACGACCGGCCGGCCGCGCCCGGCAAGCACGCCGGCCGCGCGCAGGCAGTGCCGTACGACTACATCCTGAAAGGGAAAGTCTCGGAGGCGAATGCGGGAGAGACTGCCGACAAGATACGCATCGTTGCCGAAGGCATGGAGACTACGTCGAATCAAAGCGCCGACGGCATCGGCATCGATGTTCGGATCATCGATGTGAAGACACGCGAAGTGCGCGATTCGGTGAACGTCAGCAAAGCGATTCAGACGAAAGGCACTGAGGCGACGGGGATCGGCAAACTCCTGGGAAAATGGTTCAAGTGGTTTCGCGACGCGGACGCCGACCTCGACGTGTCACACTCGACGAAGGAGGGCAGCGACGCAGCCCTACGAGCGTGCATCGAGCAGGCCGTCGTGGAGTTGGCTCAGCATTTGGTTCTGAATCCACAAGCGGCAAACAAACCGCTGAAGGCGCGGTGAGTCGCGTCGGCGCCTTGAGACGACGCCAGCTCTGAGATCGCAGGCGACGATCTCAGAGCTGGCGCGCAACGTTGCAAGTCGTACAAGCGACGCCTCGCGTTCAGAACAACGCGAGGCCGATCAACGCTACCGCGAAGTACGCGGCAACCACTGCCGCACCGGCGTAGTCCTTCGCCAATCGCTGTCCCAGCAGCAAGCTCAGCAGCGCGATGCCCGCGGCGATTACGCCACAGGAAGATACGCTCAGCCCCTCGTGCGTGAAGTCGAAGATGAGGATGCCCAACGCGCACAGACCACCGGCGGTCGCTTCCAGCAGCGTCAGCGTCCAGAACATCAACGGCACCAAGCCCGCCACCGCGCTGTTCTTGAAGTGATCGCTGAAGAATCCGAGGTTGCCTTCGCGATCGACCAGCTTGTCGATCGCGGACTGCAGGAAGACAACGGCGAAGAACGCGGTGACGAGACCGCGACCCACCGCCCGCGGTTGTGACAGCCAGCTCAGATCCATGACGTACCCA encodes:
- a CDS encoding 2-oxoacid:acceptor oxidoreductase subunit alpha, whose translation is MSPAAPESAAAVAAPKSVEERETVVIRFAGDSGDGMQVTGAQFTTETALAGNDLSTLPDFPAEIRAPAGTLAGVSGFQLHFSSREVFTPGDSPDVLVAMNPAALKVNIEDLKPNGILIVDKETFNEQNLKKAEYPRNPLSDGSLAKFQVYPIDITKLTTNALQDLSLPQRTTVRCKNFFALGLTSWLFHRPIDASISFIEQRFKKTPVLVEANVRALKAGYNFGDTTELFHTSYTVAPAPIAPGKYRNITGNSAAALGFVAAARRAGLPIFLGSYPITPASDILHEMATYKNFDVYTFQAEDEIAGVGAALGAAFGGAIGITTTSGPGMCLKAETVNLAVSVELPLVIADIQRGGPSTGLPTKTEQADLLMSLYGRNSESPVPVLAACTPADCFATVFECVRIALKYMTPVVFLSDGYLANGAEPWLLPKASDLPEVPVSFRTDPNGYYPYLRDEQTLSRPWVIPGTPGLEHRIGGIEKEYLTGNVSYAPMNHEQMVRVRARKIAGIAREIPPTEVHGPATGTVLVVGWGSTFGAIAAATKELQVAGHAVSHVHLRHLNPLPPDLGDILRRFERVLIPEINLGQLLKVIRAEYLVDAIGLNKIQGQPFKVHEIVGRIQRLLEA
- a CDS encoding 2-oxoacid:ferredoxin oxidoreductase subunit beta, coding for MPTAPATKLTRKDFVSDQDVRWCPGCGDYAILAQVQKVLPELGVPRENFVFLSGIGCSSRFPYYVNTYGFHTIHGRAPAIATGLKASRPELSVWVVTGDGDALSIGGNHLIHALRRNLDLNILLFNNRIYGLTKGQYSPTSEEGKITKSTPMGSLDHPFHPISVALGAEGTFVARTIDVEAKHLQEIVRRAFEHKGTAFVEILQNCNIFNDGAFADLTEKETKAETQLLLEHGQPLRFGKDRDKGIRMRGHSLEVAHLGKDSTEADLIVHDESDPVLAFLLSTMQPPKFPTPIGVFRAVSRPTYEEALVHQVEQAKAKLGPGDLDELFGRGDTWVVS
- a CDS encoding DoxX family protein, which codes for MDLSWLSQPRAVGRGLVTAFFAVVFLQSAIDKLVDREGNLGFFSDHFKNSAVAGLVPLMFWTLTLLEATAGGLCALGILIFDFTHEGLSVSSCGVIAAGIALLSLLLGQRLAKDYAGAAVVAAYFAVALIGLALF